The nucleotide window CTTGGCCAGGTGGGACAGGCCGTCCAGCAGGCTCTTGCCGCCGGTTTCGAAGAAGCGCTTGACCGCCGCCGGGTTGGCCGCCGAGTTGGTCGGCGACATGGCCTCGGTCATCAGGTTGATCACGAAATGCCCGCGGCTGATGTCCTGGGGCGTCAGGTTGCTGTCATCGATCCAGGCGTGCAATTCCTTGCGCCAGGCCAGGTAGGTCTGCATGTAGCGTTTGTAGAGCGGGTTCTGGTTCCACGCCGGGTCGTTGAAGCGGCGGTCATCGGCGGCTGGTTGCAGCGCGGATTTGCCAAACAGGACGTTCTTGAGTTCGGCACCGAAATGGGCGACGTGCCTGGCGCTGTGCAGCGGTTGCTTGAGAGTCTGGGTCAGCACCATGCGAGCAGAGGCCAGCAGGTCTTTTCTGCGCAAGCCGACGACGGGATTCAACCCCAGGGTATTTTCCGAGGCCTGGTACTTCAGGTCATCGTTGTTCTTGTTGCTCATCTACGACGCTCCATTGTCAGACGAGTACCGGGGCCGTGCCATAAAGCCACACAGCCAATACCAGGTACGCTGCTCGGGTGACCGTTAATTCCGCATCGTGGCCAATGAGGAAACATGTGCAAGGGCACTCGCAGGTTCCTTTGCAGGGAACTTGCCAGCACCATTGGTTACCCGAGTTTAATTTTTTTCGCAAGCAGGCCAGTCATTGACCTTGTCGGAGGACATTCAAGCAGATGAGTCTAGAAAGTTCGCCCTAAAGCGCCAGCCCTTGAGCTAGAGCATCAGCTTGACGACGGACTCGTTCGGATCCCGGGTTTTTCCGGCGGCCTTGAGCTCGGCAAGATAATCGCTCCACAGGTCGTCCTGGCGCACGGCCAACTGGTAAAGGTACTCCCAGGTGAACAGTCCGCTGTCATGGCCGTCGTCGAAGGTCAATTTCAGTGCGTACTGGCCGGCGGGTTCGATCTTGGACAAGCCGACGTTGAGCTTGCCGTATTGCAGGATGGGCTTGCCGTGGCCCTGGACCTCGGCGGAAGGCGAATGCACCCGCAGGAATTCGGCGGGCAGGTGGTATTCCTCGTCCGGCGCGTATCTCAGCGTCAGGGTCTTCGAGGCTTTGTGCAGGTTGATGGCGGTGGGGAGTCTGGTCATGAAAGCAGCTTAAAGCTACAAGCTACAAGCTACAAGCTACAAGCGGATCACCCCCCGCTTGCAGCTTGCAGCTTGCAGCTTGCAGCTCGAAGCTTGCCGCTTTTAGAGGATATACCGCGACAGGTCTTCGTTCTGCGCCAATTCACCCAAGTGGCTGTTGACGTACTCGGCGTCGATGAGGATCGGCGCTTCGTCGTGTTTGCTCGCCAGGTCGCCGGCGCTGAACGACACTTCCTCGAGCAGACGCTCAAGCAGCGTGTGCAGGCGGCGGGCACCGATGTTCTCGGTCTTCTCGTTGACCTGCCAGGCGATCTGCGCCAGGCGCTTGATGCCCTCCGGCGTGAACTCGATGTTCAGGCCTTCGGTCTTGAGCAGCGCGCAATACTGTTCGGTCAGGGAGGCGTGGGGCTCGCTCAGGATGCGTTCGAAGTCTTCCGGCGACAGCGCCTTGAGTTCCACACGGATCGGCAGGCGACCTTGCAGTTCCGGCACCAGGTCACTTGGCTTGCTCAGGTGGAAAGCACCGGAGGCGATGAACAGGATGTGGTCGGTCTTGACCATGCCCAGCTTGGTGTTGACCGTGCAACCTTCGATCAGCGGCAGCAGGTCCCGTTGCACGCCCTCGCGGGAGACGTCGGCACCGCCGACATTACCGCGCTTGGCAACCTTGTCGATTTCGTCGATGAACACGATGCCGTGTTGTTCGACGGCTTCCAGAGCCTTGGCCTTCAGTTCTTCCTCGTTGACCAAGCGGCTGGCTTCTTCATCGCGCACCAGTTTCAGCGCTTCCTTGACCTTGAGCTTGCGGCTTTTCTTCTTGCCCTTGCCCATGTTGGCGAACAGGCTCTGCAGCTGGTTGGTCATCTCTTCCATGCCCGGCGGCGCGGAAATATCGACGCCGGCCATTTCGGCCACTTCGATCTCGATTTCCTTGTCGTCCAGCTGGCCTTCGCGCAGGCGCTTGCGGAACAGCTGGCGGGTGTTGGAATCCTGGGTCGCGGCGGAGTCGGCATTGAAGCCCATGCGCGCCGGTGGCAGCAGGGCATCGAGGATGCGCTCTTCGGCCGCGTCTTCGGCGCGGTGGCGGACCTTGGTGATTTCCTGTTCACGCAGCAGCTTGATGGCTGCATCGGCCAGGTCACGGATGATCGACTCGACGTC belongs to Pseudomonas sp. B21-028 and includes:
- a CDS encoding DUF971 domain-containing protein — its product is MTRLPTAINLHKASKTLTLRYAPDEEYHLPAEFLRVHSPSAEVQGHGKPILQYGKLNVGLSKIEPAGQYALKLTFDDGHDSGLFTWEYLYQLAVRQDDLWSDYLAELKAAGKTRDPNESVVKLML
- the hslU gene encoding ATP-dependent protease ATPase subunit HslU, with amino-acid sequence MSMTPREIVHELNRHIIGQDDAKRAVAIALRNRWRRMQLPEELRVEVTPKNILMIGPTGVGKTEIARRLAKLANAPFIKVEATKFTEVGYVGRDVESIIRDLADAAIKLLREQEITKVRHRAEDAAEERILDALLPPARMGFNADSAATQDSNTRQLFRKRLREGQLDDKEIEIEVAEMAGVDISAPPGMEEMTNQLQSLFANMGKGKKKSRKLKVKEALKLVRDEEASRLVNEEELKAKALEAVEQHGIVFIDEIDKVAKRGNVGGADVSREGVQRDLLPLIEGCTVNTKLGMVKTDHILFIASGAFHLSKPSDLVPELQGRLPIRVELKALSPEDFERILSEPHASLTEQYCALLKTEGLNIEFTPEGIKRLAQIAWQVNEKTENIGARRLHTLLERLLEEVSFSAGDLASKHDEAPILIDAEYVNSHLGELAQNEDLSRYIL